A window of Castanea sativa cultivar Marrone di Chiusa Pesio chromosome 1, ASM4071231v1 contains these coding sequences:
- the LOC142620762 gene encoding subtilisin-like protease SBT3 — MVSHIPYCVCLIFFSISHLVSTLAESDNYIIHMDVSEKPKDFGSHEEWYLSTLTSALETSKLSTTNTFSTSTSKLIYSYTHVIDGFAASLSLSELEALKSSPGFVSSIKDLPVKADTTHSPDFLGLSGNSGLWPMSNYGQDVIIGVVDTGIWPESESYNDKGMSEVPSRWKGQCEFGTKFNKSFCNKKLIGARFFNKGLIAKDPNVTNTINNSTRDTEGHGTHTSSTAAGNYVQGASFFGYATGTARGIAPKARVAMYKALWDEGTYSSDIIAAIDQAILDGVDVISLSLGIDGVPLHSDPIAIATFGALKKGVFVSTSAGNEGPLLETLHNGIPWVLTVAAGTMDRDYNGVVTLGNGVRLLGSSLYIGKWNSSSNKIPIVFFDACDNLKALQKVGYKIVVCQDKKGSLSDQVQNVYDAKVVAAVFITNDTDLEFYIQTSSPAIFLNMKNGETVKDYIKTSKSNPKASLEFKKTTLGSKPSPRVSSYSSRGPSISCPFVLKPDIMAPGSLVLAAWPSKIPVADDGGSFLYSKFNILSGTSMSCPQASGVAALLKSAHPDWSPAAIRSAMMTTSDALDNTLNPITDLGYDNRPASPFAFGAGHINPNKALDPGLIYDVDAQDYVNVLCGLKYTNQQIQIITKSASNNCSSKSLDLNYPSFVAFFNAKRSNSSLKSVREFHRTVTNVGEGQSTYVASVTPIKEIKVSVTPEKLVFKNKNEKQSFKLSIEGPQKLKEESVFGYLRWVDSASKRVVSSPIVATSFSSEFVP; from the coding sequence ATGGTTTCTCATATTCCCTACTGTGTCTGCCTTATCTTTTTCTCAATCTCTCACCTTGTCTCCACCTTAGCAGAATCTGATAACTATATCATTCACATGGATGTATCAGAGAAGCCCAAAGACTTTGGTAGCCACGAAGAGTGGTACTTGTCCACTCTAACCTCTGCATTAGAAACTTCTAAACTTAGCACCACCAATACATTTTCTACCTCCACTTCCAAACTTATCTATAGCTACACTCACGTTATAGATGGTTTTGCTGCAAGTCTATCACTTTCTGAGCTTGAGGCCTTAAAAAGCTCTCCAGGTTTTGTTTCTTCAATCAAGGACTTGCCTGTGAAGGCTGACACAACTCACTCACCTGACTTTCTTGGCCTTAGTGGCAACTCGGGCTTATGGCCAATGTCAAACTATGGCCAAGATGTCATAATTGGAGTGGTGGATACAGGAATTTGGCCAGAAAGTGAAAGTTACAATGACAAGGGCATGTCCGAAGTTCCTTCAAGGTGGAAGGGTCAGTGTGAATTTGGCACCAAATTCAACAAGTCTTTTTGCAACAAGAAGCTAATTGGTGCAAGGTTCTTTAACAAAGGTCTAATTGCCAAAGACCCCAACGTAACCAATACCATTAACAATTCCACACGAGACACAGAAGGTCATGGGACCCACACTTCAAGCACGGCTGCTGGGAATTATGTGCAAGGTGCATCATTTTTTGGCTATGCCACAGGAACTGCTAGAGGCATAGCTCCAAAAGCCAGAGTGGCCATGTACAAGGCCTTGTGGGATGAGGGTACTTATTCATCTGATATTATAGCTGCCATTGATCAAGCAATTTTGGATGGTGTAGATGTCATATCCTTATCATTGGGCATTGATGGTGTACCATTGcattctgacccaattgccatAGCCACATTTGGAGCCTTGAAAAAGGGTGTGTTTGTGTCCACTTCAGCAGGAAATGAAGGGCCTCTTCTTGAGACCTTACACAATGGCATACCATGGGTTTTAACCGTTGCTGCTGGTACCATGGACCGTGACTATAATGGAGTTGTTACTCTTGGCAATGGAGTTCGACTCTTGGGCTCATCTTTGTATATTGGGAAATGGAATTCATCTTCCAATAAAATCCCAATCGTTTTCTTTGATGCTTGTGACAATCTCAAGGCATTGCAGAAAGTTGGGTACAAGATTGTTGTGTGCCAAGATAAGAAAGGCTCATTGTCTGACCAAGTTCAAAATGTTTATGATGCAAAAGTGGTAGCTGCGGTCTTTATAACCAACGACACTGACTTGGAGTTCTACATCCAAACCTCATCTCCAGCAATTTTCTTGAACATGAAGAATGGAGAAACTGTCAAAGACTACATCAAAACCAGCAAGTCCAACCCAAAAGCAAGCCTCGAGTTCAAAAAGACAACTCTCGGTTCCAAACCATCACCAAGAGTTAGTAGCTACAGTTCTAGAGGGCCATCTATAAGCTGCCCATTTGTGCTGAAGCCTGACATAATGGCTCCTGGTTCATTAGTCTTAGCCGCATGGCCATCAAAAATCCCAGTTGCCGATGACGGCGGTTCCTTTCTATATAGTAAGTTCAATATATTGTCTGGTACATCCATGTCTTGCCCACAAGCATCAGGAGTGGCAGCACTATTGAAATCAGCACACCCTGATTGGAGTCCTGCAGCCATTAGATCTGCAATGATGACCACATCGGATGCATTAGACAACACACTCAATCCTATCACAGACCTTGGTTATGATAACCGTCCAGCCAGTCCTTTTGCCTTTGGAGCTGGACACATAAACCCCAACAAGGCATTAGACCCTGGTCTAATATACGATGTGGATGCCCAAGATTATGTGAATGTTCTATGTGGTCTGAAGTATACCAATCAACAAATTCAAATCATCACCAAATCAGCTTCAAATAATTGTTCCAGCAAGTCCTTGGACCTTAACTACCCATCTTTCGTTGCATTTTTCAATGCCAAGCGCTCCAATTCTAGTTTAAAAAGTGTACGAGAATTTCATAGAACAGTGACCAATGTTGGAGAGGGACAGTCAACCTATGTTGCAAGTGTGACACCCATTAAAGAAATTAAAGTCAGTGTCACGCCAGAGAAATTGGTGTTCAAAAACAAGAATGAGAAGCAAAGTTTCAAGCTGAGTATTGAAGGTCCACAAAAGCTGAAAGAGGAGTCAGTTTTCGGTTATCTTCGTTGGGTGGATAGTGCAAGTAAACGAGTGGTCTCAAGCCCCATAGTGGCCACAAGTTTCAGCTCGGAATTTGTGCCATAG